CTTCACGCAAACGCTGGCGCGCGCGTTGGTAGCGCGCGGGCATCAAGTCACCGTCATCGGCTTTTACCCGCCCGACCGGCAGGGCGAAGAGAATGACCAAGGCGTGCGCGTGCTGCGTCTGGCGCACGCCGCCTTGCCCGGCAGCGGTTTTCTCGCCAACGGCTTAAAGTTGCGCCAGACGCTGAACCAACTGCACCGCGCACAGCCGCTTGATATTCTCGAAGGCCCGGAAAACGGCTTGGCGCTCGTGCCCGCGCAATTCCCCGCCACCAAGATTATTCGCATGAATGGCGGTCATCGTTTTTTTGCCAAGACGCTGGGCAATCCGACTAGCCCATGGCGCAGTTGGTTGGAGAGGCGTTCCTTCGCGCACGCCGATCAACTTTGCGCCGTCAGCAAGTATGTCGCCGAAACGACGCGCCAGTTGCTGCAACTCAAGGGGCAGCCCATCGAGATACTGCCCAACCCGGTTGACGTAGAAATGTTTCAACCGCGCCCGAACTTGGCCGAAGTGCCGGGCCTCATTCTTTTCGCGGGCACCGTCTGTGAGAAGAAAGGCATTCGCCAGTTAGTGCAAGCCATGCCGCGCATCGTGGCGGCTGTCCCGCAGGCCCGACTTTGGATTGCCGGGCGCGATTGGCACGACCCGCAGACCGGCGCTTCTTACATTGAAATGCTGCGCCAGCTTATTCCGCCAGAATTGACCGAGCGCATCGTATTCAAAGGGCCGATTGAACACGCGCTGTTGCCGGAATTGCTGGCCCAGGTTGCCGTCTGCGTCTATCCGTCGCATATGGAAGCGCTGCCGCTCGCGTGGCTGGAAGGCTTGGCAATGGGCAAGGCTGTGGTTGCCAGCAACACCGGCCCCGGCGCGGAAGTCATCGAAGACCGCGTCTCAGGGCTGCTGTGCAATCCGCACGAACCGGCCTCCATTGCCGCCGCTGTGATTGAGGCGCTGAAGGATGCGGGCTTGCGCCAGCGGCTAGGCGAACAAGCGCGTCGGCGCGCGGTCAAGCACTTCTCGATAGATAAGCTGGTCGCGCAAAACGAAGCGTACTATCTGCGCTGGGCGCAAAACGGCGCGACGCATTCATGAACTGGCTCTCCAATTATCAACAAGACCTTGCTCGTTATACGGAATACGCAGGCGGCGGCGCTTTGCT
This DNA window, taken from Acidobacteriota bacterium, encodes the following:
- a CDS encoding glycosyltransferase family 4 protein gives rise to the protein MHICFLCNEYPPGKHGGIGSFTQTLARALVARGHQVTVIGFYPPDRQGEENDQGVRVLRLAHAALPGSGFLANGLKLRQTLNQLHRAQPLDILEGPENGLALVPAQFPATKIIRMNGGHRFFAKTLGNPTSPWRSWLERRSFAHADQLCAVSKYVAETTRQLLQLKGQPIEILPNPVDVEMFQPRPNLAEVPGLILFAGTVCEKKGIRQLVQAMPRIVAAVPQARLWIAGRDWHDPQTGASYIEMLRQLIPPELTERIVFKGPIEHALLPELLAQVAVCVYPSHMEALPLAWLEGLAMGKAVVASNTGPGAEVIEDRVSGLLCNPHEPASIAAAVIEALKDAGLRQRLGEQARRRAVKHFSIDKLVAQNEAYYLRWAQNGATHS